One region of Endozoicomonas sp. Mp262 genomic DNA includes:
- a CDS encoding NAD-dependent malic enzyme — MRDYDNSIHTGLTGRLLLENALLNKGTAFSMEERTELDLHGLLPPKVESLEEQCRRAYKSFSVKPTPILKHIYLRSLQDTNETLFFALVQRHLQEMLPVIYTPIVGQACQRYSDLYRRPRGLYISYPERDRIGCMLANFKRNIEVIVVTDGERILGLGDQGVGGMGICIGKLSLYSAVGGISPNQTLPIMLDCGTNNQKLLDDPNYLGWRHQRITDDQYYEFVDLFIQALKRRWPEALLQFEDFAITHATPLLEKYREQLCCFNDDIQGTAGVTAASLLAAGKVAGKSIEDMKIAFLGAGSAGCGIAEQLVRLMTAKGLSEEEARAKIFMVDRYGLLHDRMEGLRPFQQKLTHNYGLVESWSAGETISLEDVVTHGKPDAIIGVSGQPGLFTQSIIEKMAENHERPIIFPLSNPISQVEALPEDIVRWTNGRVLIATGSPFEPVLLNDCSYPIAQCNNIYIFPGLGLGVLASGAENVSDGMLDAAVETLALSSPALTNADAPLLPLMEHIQQVTCDIAQAQKEGLAEQCDISEMEQKIRSRRWAPVYRRMHMSFC, encoded by the coding sequence ATGCGCGATTACGATAACAGTATTCATACAGGCCTGACCGGACGCTTGTTGCTGGAAAATGCTTTGCTAAACAAAGGTACAGCATTCTCCATGGAAGAAAGAACAGAACTGGATCTACACGGCCTGCTACCCCCCAAAGTAGAGTCCCTTGAAGAGCAATGTCGACGCGCTTATAAATCTTTTTCTGTTAAACCAACCCCCATACTGAAGCATATCTACCTTCGCTCTCTTCAGGATACCAACGAAACGCTGTTTTTTGCTCTGGTGCAACGGCATCTTCAGGAAATGCTTCCGGTTATCTACACCCCAATCGTTGGCCAGGCCTGCCAACGTTACAGTGATTTATACCGTCGTCCAAGAGGCCTTTATATTTCCTATCCTGAGCGCGACCGGATTGGCTGCATGTTGGCAAACTTCAAGCGCAATATTGAAGTTATTGTGGTCACCGATGGTGAACGCATCCTCGGTCTCGGGGATCAAGGCGTCGGAGGTATGGGCATTTGTATTGGTAAACTCTCCCTGTACAGCGCGGTAGGTGGCATCTCTCCAAACCAGACGCTACCTATCATGTTGGACTGTGGTACAAACAATCAAAAACTACTGGATGATCCTAATTACCTGGGCTGGCGCCATCAGCGAATTACCGATGATCAGTACTATGAGTTTGTGGATCTCTTTATCCAGGCACTGAAACGCCGCTGGCCAGAAGCTTTGCTGCAATTTGAAGACTTCGCTATAACTCACGCCACACCGCTACTGGAAAAATACCGTGAGCAACTTTGCTGCTTTAACGATGATATTCAGGGCACAGCCGGGGTAACAGCGGCATCCCTGTTAGCGGCAGGTAAAGTTGCCGGTAAATCCATAGAGGATATGAAAATCGCATTCCTGGGAGCCGGATCGGCAGGCTGTGGCATTGCAGAGCAGCTGGTTCGTCTTATGACCGCTAAAGGGCTGTCTGAAGAAGAAGCCCGGGCCAAAATTTTTATGGTTGACCGATATGGCCTACTCCACGACCGCATGGAAGGACTCCGCCCATTCCAGCAAAAACTGACCCATAATTATGGTTTGGTAGAAAGTTGGTCCGCCGGTGAAACCATCTCCCTGGAAGATGTGGTGACCCATGGCAAGCCGGATGCCATTATCGGCGTTAGTGGTCAGCCGGGGCTGTTTACCCAGTCCATTATTGAAAAGATGGCTGAAAATCATGAGCGGCCTATTATCTTCCCTCTATCCAATCCCATAAGCCAGGTTGAAGCGCTACCAGAGGATATCGTTCGCTGGACCAACGGCAGAGTCCTGATTGCCACTGGCAGCCCCTTTGAACCTGTACTGCTTAACGACTGTTCTTACCCCATCGCCCAGTGTAACAATATTTATATTTTCCCCGGGCTGGGTTTGGGCGTGCTGGCATCCGGTGCTGAAAACGTCTCTGACGGTATGCTGGATGCTGCCGTAGAAACCCTGGCGCTGTCATCCCCTGCACTGACAAATGCAGACGCTCCCCTTCTTCCTCTGATGGAACATATTCAGCAAGTTACCTGTGATATCGCCCAGGCCCAGAAAGAGGGGCTGGCAGAACAGTGTGACATTTCCGAGATGGAGCAAAAGATTCGCTCAAGACGATGGGCACCGGTTTATCGACGGATGCATATGTCTTTTTGTTAA
- a CDS encoding metalloregulator ArsR/SmtB family transcription factor codes for MTDIQTPCCNHLPDLTDEQHHRLASIFRLLGDEGRLQLVLACIDTPQPVTHLAELAGMSQPLTSHHLRQLREARILKSNRHGKQVLYELDDHHIRHVVLDLASHVLEPEDRPSE; via the coding sequence ATGACGGATATACAAACCCCCTGCTGTAATCATTTGCCAGACCTGACGGATGAACAGCATCACAGGCTCGCCTCTATTTTCAGGCTTCTGGGTGATGAAGGGCGCTTGCAGCTGGTACTGGCATGTATTGATACTCCCCAGCCTGTCACACATCTTGCCGAACTGGCGGGTATGTCACAGCCCCTGACCAGCCATCACCTGCGGCAATTGAGAGAGGCGCGGATACTTAAATCCAACCGGCATGGCAAGCAAGTTCTTTATGAGCTGGATGATCATCATATCAGGCATGTTGTCCTTGATCTTGCCAGCCACGTTTTAGAGCCTGAGGATAGGCCATCAGAGTAG
- a CDS encoding zinc/cadmium/mercury/lead-transporting ATPase: MSCCSSKKSTCHYDSSPTRPADELPLETGVNATTASDSTEPETVMLQWTVRGMDCPGCAGKIEKAVSNVKGTLEAKVAFATERLLIKAVTDPAVEKNIKRVVKDAGFTLLETSVSGQKESSPDSFWQCYRSIIIFALLVTAAAIASKFWPDFDRLLFSGATLWGLAPVVQKAWRLARNGSPFSIETLMAIAAMGALFLGETAEAAMVLLLFMLGEHLEAFAAGKARQGVQKLMALTPDKAIKINQDGSRLEVLAATLIPSDLIEVRPGERLPVDGGLVTPSASFDQSALTGESVPVEHETGGKVLAGSLVVDKVVQLKVLSEPGDSAVDRIIRLIEEAEASKAPIERFIDRFSRWYTPAMIGLAILIAVLPPLLMGLSWNEWIYKSLALLLIGCPCALVISTPAAVTSALATASRTGALVKGGAALEQLGKVKTIAFDKTGTLTQGKPQVRHTKVFNERYDASGLLALAAAVETGSTHPLAKAICEEASGRGIPIPEADNIEVLAGLGVQGRVDEQCIQIGSPRHLEDSIKAQPGAQAALVNLEQEGNTMAVVTVNGSLLGFIALRDSLRDDAAKAIQALKGIGISSVMLTGDSPVAAAAIARELDMDYRAGLMPEDKSTAVVDLSRQGAVAMVGDGINDAPALKRADIGIAMGEGTDVALETADCALTHNRIVELADLIKLSRATLANIRQNVTLAIGLKAIFLVTSILGITGLWMAILADTGATALVTANALRLLRHKS, translated from the coding sequence ATGAGTTGTTGTTCATCAAAAAAATCAACCTGTCATTATGATAGCTCCCCTACCCGGCCTGCCGATGAACTGCCTCTGGAGACGGGTGTAAATGCCACTACAGCTTCAGACAGTACAGAACCTGAAACGGTTATGCTGCAATGGACAGTGAGGGGAATGGATTGCCCCGGCTGTGCTGGAAAAATTGAAAAAGCGGTCAGCAACGTCAAGGGAACTCTTGAGGCTAAAGTGGCTTTTGCCACGGAGCGCCTGCTAATAAAGGCGGTGACTGACCCAGCCGTTGAAAAAAATATAAAACGGGTGGTTAAGGATGCCGGTTTTACATTGCTGGAAACCTCTGTATCTGGACAAAAAGAGTCATCACCCGATAGTTTCTGGCAATGCTATCGCTCGATTATTATCTTTGCTCTGCTGGTGACTGCGGCGGCTATTGCCTCAAAATTCTGGCCAGACTTTGATCGCCTGCTTTTCTCCGGAGCAACCCTGTGGGGATTGGCCCCTGTTGTTCAGAAAGCCTGGCGGCTCGCCCGCAATGGTTCCCCGTTCTCTATTGAAACCCTGATGGCCATAGCGGCAATGGGTGCGCTCTTCCTGGGAGAGACCGCTGAGGCGGCGATGGTGTTATTGCTGTTTATGCTGGGTGAGCATCTTGAGGCTTTTGCCGCAGGAAAGGCCCGGCAGGGTGTCCAAAAACTTATGGCATTGACACCTGATAAGGCCATCAAGATCAACCAGGATGGTAGTCGGCTGGAAGTTCTCGCAGCAACACTGATCCCCTCTGACCTTATTGAAGTGAGACCAGGAGAAAGGTTACCTGTAGATGGGGGGCTGGTAACACCCTCTGCAAGCTTTGACCAAAGTGCCCTGACCGGAGAGTCGGTTCCCGTGGAACACGAAACAGGCGGCAAGGTTCTGGCAGGTTCTCTGGTGGTTGATAAAGTGGTTCAGCTTAAAGTCCTTTCAGAGCCTGGAGACAGTGCGGTTGACAGGATCATTCGACTGATTGAAGAGGCAGAGGCCAGCAAGGCACCTATTGAACGGTTTATTGATCGTTTCAGCCGCTGGTATACCCCGGCTATGATAGGTCTGGCAATCTTAATCGCGGTGCTTCCTCCCCTGCTTATGGGATTATCCTGGAATGAGTGGATCTATAAGTCGTTAGCCTTGTTACTGATAGGTTGCCCCTGTGCGTTGGTTATTTCCACTCCGGCTGCCGTTACCTCTGCCCTGGCGACTGCATCGCGTACCGGAGCCCTGGTGAAAGGTGGTGCTGCCCTGGAGCAGCTGGGAAAAGTAAAAACCATTGCTTTTGATAAGACGGGTACGTTGACTCAAGGTAAGCCACAGGTCAGGCATACAAAAGTATTCAATGAACGCTATGATGCCAGTGGTCTGTTGGCTTTGGCTGCGGCAGTAGAAACAGGATCAACTCACCCATTGGCCAAGGCCATTTGTGAGGAAGCTTCTGGACGGGGTATCCCGATTCCTGAAGCGGATAACATTGAAGTCCTGGCAGGACTTGGGGTTCAAGGCCGGGTTGATGAGCAATGTATACAGATAGGGTCTCCCCGTCACCTGGAAGATAGCATTAAGGCACAGCCGGGAGCACAAGCGGCTTTGGTTAACCTGGAGCAGGAAGGTAATACCATGGCGGTTGTCACCGTCAATGGCTCCCTGTTGGGATTTATCGCATTGCGGGATAGCCTGAGGGATGATGCTGCGAAGGCCATTCAAGCGTTGAAAGGCATTGGCATTAGCAGTGTGATGCTAACAGGCGACAGTCCTGTGGCTGCCGCCGCCATTGCCCGGGAACTGGATATGGATTATCGGGCCGGACTGATGCCTGAGGATAAGTCCACTGCTGTGGTTGATCTTTCCCGGCAAGGCGCAGTGGCTATGGTCGGTGATGGCATTAATGATGCCCCTGCACTGAAAAGAGCCGACATTGGTATTGCCATGGGGGAAGGGACGGATGTTGCCCTGGAAACCGCTGACTGTGCCCTGACCCATAACCGGATTGTGGAGTTGGCTGATTTAATCAAACTGTCCAGGGCAACCCTGGCCAATATTCGCCAGAATGTCACCTTGGCTATCGGGTTGAAAGCCATTTTCCTGGTGACCAGTATTCTCGGTATTACGGGTTTGTGGATGGCTATATTGGCAGACACCGGAGCTACTGCATTAGTTACTGCAAACGCGTTAAGACTGTTGCGTCATAAGTCATAG
- a CDS encoding pentapeptide repeat-containing protein: MAKGDNSRKNKPKRGAKKVETSKSGTFGRTPVLNVDGFKTAGLSRKDEGIKVKEVDDYQVLATENVDPALAQEKERTKAIKKLLDSLHPGYQVPEETSFRGLVLSGRDLERVRFVDNILKNTKMRECQLRSAVFKSCDLTGADLRRADLTGAIFDHCNLNGADLRGCDLSNARIVDCNLFAVNLDNSKLEQAVIDHCSMGAQSFHNSSCKGIKLFNSQVIHGFFDSADMVGAEIRNMLFRDCTLTNTHFDSAILDECCFRACDSIQEGPVFSGCEMSNITMMDCEFEDTQLVSTHISHSRMERVNMASALLEGALFDDVVFDEGSIRDCYSLEEAPTFNQCTLEHLLIEGSELCNAHFNKSSFIGARIIDSDFEAWEMNHTGMDGNTIIESCYGAS, translated from the coding sequence GTGGCTAAAGGTGATAATTCCAGGAAAAATAAGCCGAAACGTGGCGCTAAAAAGGTTGAGACTAGCAAGTCCGGTACTTTTGGCCGGACTCCTGTATTGAATGTTGATGGGTTTAAAACCGCGGGGCTTTCCCGGAAAGATGAAGGAATTAAAGTAAAAGAGGTTGATGATTATCAGGTATTGGCAACAGAGAATGTTGACCCTGCCCTTGCTCAGGAAAAAGAACGAACGAAAGCCATTAAAAAGTTACTGGACAGTTTGCATCCCGGTTATCAGGTGCCTGAAGAAACCAGTTTTAGAGGGTTGGTTCTCTCAGGTAGAGATCTGGAACGTGTCAGGTTTGTAGATAACATTCTGAAAAACACAAAAATGAGGGAGTGTCAGTTAAGGAGCGCTGTATTTAAAAGCTGCGACCTGACAGGTGCTGACCTTCGGCGGGCTGACCTCACTGGTGCCATCTTTGATCACTGTAATCTCAATGGTGCAGACCTGCGGGGATGTGACCTCTCCAATGCCAGAATTGTGGATTGTAATCTTTTTGCCGTAAACCTTGATAACAGCAAGCTGGAACAGGCCGTGATCGATCACTGTTCAATGGGAGCCCAGAGTTTTCATAACAGCTCATGCAAGGGGATTAAACTGTTTAATAGCCAGGTTATCCATGGTTTCTTTGATAGCGCCGATATGGTGGGTGCCGAAATTCGCAATATGTTATTCCGTGATTGCACGCTCACCAATACCCACTTTGATAGCGCCATTCTGGATGAATGCTGTTTTCGTGCCTGTGACAGTATTCAGGAGGGTCCTGTTTTTTCCGGGTGTGAGATGAGTAATATAACCATGATGGATTGTGAGTTTGAGGACACCCAGCTGGTCAGCACCCATATTTCCCATAGCCGGATGGAAAGGGTCAATATGGCTTCAGCCCTTTTGGAAGGAGCGCTGTTTGATGATGTTGTGTTTGACGAAGGCTCCATAAGAGATTGTTATAGCCTGGAGGAAGCTCCTACTTTCAATCAGTGTACGCTGGAACACTTGCTTATTGAGGGCTCTGAACTGTGTAATGCCCACTTTAATAAGAGTTCATTTATTGGTGCGAGGATTATTGACAGTGACTTTGAGGCTTGGGAAATGAACCATACGGGGATGGATGGCAATACCATCATTGAGTCCTGTTATGGAGCCAGTTGA
- a CDS encoding VCBS domain-containing protein — translation MNDGSNGKRAAMNLDNNHLTTVQATVEKTSSGKHVINLLRPFLSGPVMARSQVSHVKLLSGSEGGISLSIDGNQLAIDLEYYGYLSPGDSEELYYEYRINQPDRPYSKHTAMMTIMATEEHAPPILHEAILTTDQPFDHSACEESLGQQALAEITEDEQIDAVDLESESTSSKAPSESQPQREENTTKFSFSNTNPADHEPSRQDRSKDIDQAIAEADQLLEATLGIQQEEDTPAFAEDDSSPEQALERLINQIPDEQALFQKNEPEPKAETELGHIIDELATITDESPDASPNSATTGKKTTYIAPHQKYEAFLTSLDTYIFNLEDFNKQADKPVDKLKNIKLNTLPSVGRILYNRICAQAGQEISRIDLLTGRLIFKPDEHFADRGNAQFFFSPCYSAEYSPRQLFKLCYLEAGEAPTYHEEEISRNVSMEIDITADNGASVLASGNMIVKGEDSAHLVMIAGTVTGTYGTFIVNSNGYWTYSLDKNQPAIFDLRENNCLSEHLVITTEEGSKHGVLLTIICRNQQVDILVSQSDP, via the coding sequence ATGAATGACGGGAGCAATGGCAAAAGGGCTGCCATGAATCTTGATAACAATCATCTTACAACGGTTCAGGCCACTGTTGAGAAAACCTCCAGTGGCAAGCACGTTATCAACCTGCTAAGGCCTTTCCTGTCTGGCCCTGTCATGGCCCGAAGCCAAGTTTCGCATGTAAAGTTATTATCAGGTAGTGAAGGAGGCATCAGTCTTTCAATTGATGGTAACCAGTTAGCCATTGATCTTGAATACTATGGCTATTTATCTCCGGGTGATTCTGAAGAACTTTATTACGAGTACCGGATTAACCAACCCGATAGACCTTATTCAAAACACACGGCCATGATGACCATTATGGCTACAGAAGAGCATGCTCCTCCCATCCTTCATGAAGCCATACTGACAACTGACCAGCCTTTTGATCACTCCGCCTGTGAAGAATCACTAGGCCAACAGGCTCTGGCTGAGATAACAGAAGATGAACAAATAGACGCTGTAGATCTTGAGTCTGAATCAACCTCCAGTAAAGCGCCATCAGAATCACAACCACAGAGAGAAGAAAATACAACAAAATTTAGTTTTAGTAACACCAACCCTGCTGATCATGAACCATCCCGACAAGACAGATCAAAAGACATTGATCAGGCCATCGCTGAAGCCGACCAGTTATTGGAAGCCACATTAGGTATTCAGCAGGAAGAGGACACTCCAGCCTTTGCAGAAGACGACAGTTCTCCTGAGCAGGCGCTGGAAAGACTGATCAACCAGATACCTGATGAGCAGGCACTGTTCCAGAAGAACGAGCCTGAGCCTAAAGCTGAAACCGAGCTTGGGCACATCATTGACGAGTTGGCTACTATTACGGATGAAAGTCCTGATGCCTCACCCAACTCAGCCACAACCGGAAAAAAAACAACCTATATTGCCCCACACCAAAAGTATGAGGCTTTTTTAACAAGCCTGGACACTTATATTTTCAATCTAGAAGATTTTAACAAACAGGCGGATAAACCTGTCGATAAGCTGAAAAATATTAAATTGAATACCTTACCTTCGGTGGGCAGAATTCTTTATAACCGCATTTGTGCTCAAGCAGGCCAGGAAATCTCACGGATTGACCTGTTAACCGGACGACTTATCTTCAAGCCCGATGAGCACTTTGCTGACCGGGGTAATGCACAATTCTTTTTTTCTCCCTGTTACTCCGCCGAATATAGCCCCCGGCAACTCTTTAAACTCTGCTATCTCGAAGCAGGAGAAGCTCCCACATACCATGAAGAAGAGATCAGCCGGAATGTTTCCATGGAGATTGATATCACGGCTGATAACGGGGCATCAGTTTTAGCCAGTGGCAATATGATCGTCAAAGGAGAAGATTCGGCTCATCTTGTAATGATTGCCGGAACAGTCACAGGAACTTATGGCACCTTTATCGTGAATAGTAACGGCTACTGGACCTACTCACTGGATAAAAATCAGCCCGCCATCTTTGATCTCAGGGAAAATAACTGTTTATCAGAACATCTTGTCATCACAACGGAAGAGGGCAGTAAACATGGTGTCTTGCTTACTATTATTTGCAGAAATCAGCAGGTGGATATTTTGGTCAGCCAAAGTGATCCTTGA
- a CDS encoding HlyD family type I secretion periplasmic adaptor subunit, whose protein sequence is MNNFKDDQPQEENSQPVLDENIPASTPEQEESEQEQPGWQARFYSFFFYLPRQAGAFYQWLRELPTEIRKLRQELTGLDDIQENAKAEDLEFMSDTSAAVLIKTPKGGRLLIYTMLMALGCSIVWASFAPLDEITRGTGSVVPSSHLQVIQNLEGGILKELYVKEGQQVKSGQPLLQLDDTRFQSSYRESAVEYYGELAKAARLRAELSGEKLTFSKELKDYPQYTSREKDVYEQRSATLNAELDIVNKQVDQAQNELLSAKAKVEFLTTSYELGAKELELTAPLADQGVVSEVELLQLKQKVNDLQSEKRITELSLPKLQSAYEEAAARKEETRQKFREEVVHELKETEINLGQLTESHAGMKDQVNRTLVRAPLDGIVKTINITTIGGVVQPGMDMMEIVPIEDSLLVEAQINPKDIGFLRKGMKSVVKLTAYDFAIYGGLEGTLEHISADTIEDEKGESFYVVRIRTKKNHLGSSEKPLEIIPGMHTNVDIITGQKTLMQYLLKPILRAKQNALTER, encoded by the coding sequence ATGAACAATTTCAAGGATGACCAGCCACAGGAAGAAAACAGTCAGCCAGTTCTGGATGAAAACATTCCGGCTTCAACTCCAGAGCAGGAGGAATCAGAACAGGAGCAGCCAGGCTGGCAAGCCAGATTTTATTCCTTCTTTTTTTATTTGCCCCGGCAAGCTGGAGCTTTTTACCAATGGCTTCGCGAATTACCCACAGAAATTCGCAAGTTACGGCAAGAACTCACGGGACTCGATGACATACAGGAAAATGCCAAGGCCGAAGACCTGGAATTTATGTCTGATACCAGTGCCGCTGTTCTTATAAAAACCCCTAAAGGCGGCCGTCTGCTGATTTATACCATGTTAATGGCCCTGGGTTGCTCTATTGTCTGGGCCAGCTTTGCACCACTGGATGAAATAACCCGGGGAACGGGCAGTGTTGTGCCATCATCCCATTTACAGGTTATCCAGAACCTTGAAGGTGGAATACTTAAGGAGCTCTATGTAAAAGAAGGACAACAGGTAAAGTCTGGCCAGCCGCTGTTGCAACTGGATGATACCCGTTTTCAATCGTCCTATCGGGAAAGTGCTGTGGAGTATTACGGTGAGCTGGCAAAAGCAGCAAGGCTAAGGGCTGAACTATCAGGTGAAAAGCTCACCTTCTCTAAAGAGCTGAAAGATTACCCACAATATACCAGCCGGGAAAAAGACGTTTATGAGCAACGCTCCGCAACCCTTAACGCTGAACTGGATATCGTCAACAAACAGGTTGACCAGGCTCAAAATGAGCTACTGTCAGCAAAGGCAAAGGTTGAGTTCCTGACCACCAGCTATGAGCTGGGCGCTAAAGAGCTGGAGCTGACGGCTCCACTGGCTGACCAGGGCGTAGTGTCTGAAGTTGAATTGCTGCAGTTAAAACAGAAGGTTAACGACCTTCAATCAGAAAAGCGCATCACCGAATTATCCCTGCCAAAACTTCAGTCAGCCTATGAAGAAGCCGCAGCCCGAAAAGAGGAAACAAGACAGAAGTTTCGGGAAGAAGTGGTTCACGAGTTAAAGGAAACCGAGATTAACCTGGGTCAATTAACCGAGTCCCATGCCGGTATGAAAGACCAGGTAAACCGGACACTGGTCAGAGCCCCTTTGGATGGTATTGTGAAAACCATTAATATCACCACCATTGGCGGTGTGGTACAGCCTGGAATGGATATGATGGAAATTGTACCTATTGAGGACTCCCTGCTGGTAGAGGCTCAAATAAACCCCAAAGATATTGGTTTCCTGAGAAAGGGCATGAAGTCGGTGGTGAAACTGACTGCCTATGACTTTGCCATCTACGGCGGCCTTGAAGGAACCCTGGAACATATCAGTGCTGATACCATAGAGGATGAGAAGGGTGAGAGTTTCTATGTGGTAAGAATCCGCACCAAGAAAAACCACCTCGGCAGCAGTGAAAAGCCTCTGGAAATTATTCCTGGCATGCATACCAATGTTGACATCATCACCGGCCAGAAAACACTGATGCAGTACCTGCTGAAGCCTATTCTAAGAGCCAAACAAAATGCCCTGACGGAGCGTTAA